A DNA window from Danio aesculapii chromosome 1, fDanAes4.1, whole genome shotgun sequence contains the following coding sequences:
- the aptx gene encoding aprataxin isoform X1, giving the protein MPVCLLVSEGNSHKPIELHHQQSVTLGRGPETKIKDKKCSREQVELRADCNRGFVTVKQLGVNPTLVDDVVVGKGNQVSIKPGQILYMVNQQYPFSVKFTEDMSRPKPSKRAQQIQSPSKTTADVSDSPPPPKKTTPHTVQKSESAGHWSQGLKASMQDPKMQVYKDDSVVVIKDKYPKARYHWLVLPWQSISSLKVLRSEHVELLKHMQRVADQMVDQCPDTHRLSFRIGYHAIPSMSHVHLHVISQDFDSPCLKNKKHWNSFTTDYFVESQDVISMLEHDGKVQVKEGAGELLKLPLRCHVCGKEQTTIPKLKDHLKTHLPS; this is encoded by the exons ATGCCTGTGTGTTTACTAGTAAGTGAAGGTAATTCACACAAACCCATTGAGCTTCATCACCAACAGTCTGTGACTCTGGGTCGAGGACCAGAAACTAAGATAAAAGACAAGAAGTGCTCAAGAGAACAAG ttGAATTGAGAGCTGATTGCAATAGGGGATTTGTCACTGTTAAACAG ctggGTGTGAATCCTACACTTGTGGATGATGTGGTTGTGGGCAAAGGCAATCAG GTGAGCATAAAGCCGGGTCAGATCCTCTACATGGTCAATCAGCAGTATCCCTTCAGTGTGAAGTTCACAGAGGACATGTCCAGACCCAAACCCTCCAAAAGAGCCCAGCAGATCCAGAGCCCTTCAAAAACAACAGCAGATGTTTCAGACAGCCCGCCTCCACCCAAAAAAACAACACCACACACTGTGCAAAAATCT GAATCTGCTGGACACTGGAGTCAAGGGCTTAAAGCATCAATGCAGGACCCCAAAATGCAG GTGTATAAAGACGACAGCGTGGTGGTGATAAAGGATAAATACCCAAAGGCTCGTTATCACTGGCTGGTTTTGCCGTGGCAGTCGATCTCCAGCCTGAAGGTGCTGCGCTCGGAGCACGTGGAGCTGCTTAAACACATGCAGCGGGTGGCAGATCAGATGGTGGACCAATGTCCCGACACACACAGACTGAGCTTCCGGATCGGCTACCATGCCATTCCCAGCATGAG TCACGTTCATCTGCACGTCATCAGCCAAGACTTCGACTCGCCGTGTTTGAAGAACAAGAAACACTGGAATTCCTTCACTACAGACTATTTTGTGGAGTCTCAAG ATGTGATCTCTATGCTGGAGCATGATGGGAAGGTGCAAGTGAAGGAGGGTGCAGGTGAATTACTAAAGCTGCCGCTGCGCTGTCATGTGTGCGGTAAAGAACAGACCACCATACCCAAACTCAAAGATCACCTTAAAACACACCTGCCTTCATAA
- the aptx gene encoding aprataxin isoform X2, which produces MMWLWAKAIRSLIFLTSHKPHVAHLYKQVSIKPGQILYMVNQQYPFSVKFTEDMSRPKPSKRAQQIQSPSKTTADVSDSPPPPKKTTPHTVQKSESAGHWSQGLKASMQDPKMQVYKDDSVVVIKDKYPKARYHWLVLPWQSISSLKVLRSEHVELLKHMQRVADQMVDQCPDTHRLSFRIGYHAIPSMSHVHLHVISQDFDSPCLKNKKHWNSFTTDYFVESQDVISMLEHDGKVQVKEGAGELLKLPLRCHVCGKEQTTIPKLKDHLKTHLPS; this is translated from the exons ATGATGTGGTTGTGGGCAAAGGCAATCAG GTCTCTGATCTTCTTAACATCACACAAACCACATGTCGCCCACCTCTACAAGCAGGTGAGCATAAAGCCGGGTCAGATCCTCTACATGGTCAATCAGCAGTATCCCTTCAGTGTGAAGTTCACAGAGGACATGTCCAGACCCAAACCCTCCAAAAGAGCCCAGCAGATCCAGAGCCCTTCAAAAACAACAGCAGATGTTTCAGACAGCCCGCCTCCACCCAAAAAAACAACACCACACACTGTGCAAAAATCT GAATCTGCTGGACACTGGAGTCAAGGGCTTAAAGCATCAATGCAGGACCCCAAAATGCAG GTGTATAAAGACGACAGCGTGGTGGTGATAAAGGATAAATACCCAAAGGCTCGTTATCACTGGCTGGTTTTGCCGTGGCAGTCGATCTCCAGCCTGAAGGTGCTGCGCTCGGAGCACGTGGAGCTGCTTAAACACATGCAGCGGGTGGCAGATCAGATGGTGGACCAATGTCCCGACACACACAGACTGAGCTTCCGGATCGGCTACCATGCCATTCCCAGCATGAG TCACGTTCATCTGCACGTCATCAGCCAAGACTTCGACTCGCCGTGTTTGAAGAACAAGAAACACTGGAATTCCTTCACTACAGACTATTTTGTGGAGTCTCAAG ATGTGATCTCTATGCTGGAGCATGATGGGAAGGTGCAAGTGAAGGAGGGTGCAGGTGAATTACTAAAGCTGCCGCTGCGCTGTCATGTGTGCGGTAAAGAACAGACCACCATACCCAAACTCAAAGATCACCTTAAAACACACCTGCCTTCATAA